The Scyliorhinus torazame isolate Kashiwa2021f chromosome 7, sScyTor2.1, whole genome shotgun sequence genome has a window encoding:
- the LOC140426037 gene encoding vitellogenin-like, protein MDFDTNKKWIGQQSEDFKWSPDTQRRLYIWSPMQTEFRFNMKALIFLLALACAGSDHVKRYNPIFSQNQLHIYKYDGVILTGLPEKGLNRAGIRITSRVRVRGLGSNQYLLQLENPQLQELNGIWPKDPFSSLRKLTERWTPLLTKPVKFEYTDGRVGNIFTSENVPEDVLNIHRGILNILQITIKKSQNFYDLQEAGIEGICHARYIVQEDKRKERLIITKAKDLTNCQERVLKQTGIVYTQLCPSCQQRGRNIRASAASTIVLKPTALGAIIQEARVREVHQFTPFHELDGTIRLEARQSLILEKITTAQMEQIPDMQNRRSLQYRSERNVLQQPFRLLKDQNVITQIKDTLNHMAQHNAQDVHADAPARLMQLVQLLRVAPHRAFSEIWSWAKTQPEPRRWLLEAIPAIGTIESLKFIKSRIQESETLRSEILQALILALHQVKTDRDVLTTAREIMELDQVKRCQLTRKLTILAYGSMIFRNYAEKPVCPEEILKPIHSLLSDAGNRPNDEDIVLGLKAIGNAGQPASIKNIVKLLPGFGTAAANLPLKVRVDAIMALRNIARKDPRTVQRIAVQTFLNRKNHPEERMVACAVLFATKPPLTLVSMVANSLLTETSLQVASFTHSHIRALSRSSLPSINSLAAACNLALNILSPKLEQLGHRFSKVYRVDTFMYRMMAGASAKLLLFKNSGSIIPTALLAKVRGHALGGSSDLIEVGLRAEGLQEILMKERAPDLRKTESKSIRRILSKFINWKELPEETPLASAYLKIFGQELAFAQLRKEDLDAIRQRMSSPIDSYMKKLNEGVTFHPSKALVAAEMRQVVPTVVGLPMELSIISSAVAVSNIRVDLRSDSPIGKLPRLLTSRIQLNARLNPSVSIHTRVFMGINMPQIQSGVELRANVRSIIPVGITAKINLKEGNFRIDTSPADKENRILSMISQVYAVSRNVENLSAEKITPILPSTPESRISRQRFRSSSRSSRAASARIATHLSPETLSDQVPCSEDEQRPRVPNRSSYRSCAEATKFGVKACVDVRMENALSFKHSPLYRLMGEHTLNVSIAPVTSDPEIEKIVLEIQAGSRASSKLMRLADKELGPDRIRSSAERLRLMRQSSLPRMRNRTLSSSSSSSSMQQSGRLTSRSSSRTSSSSEYSQRRRDSKIVLPSGRTVSRRRGSMRRRSSSSSSSSSSLRSIRRSQQQITRRTSGTLRSGRILSSRRESISHQLLELAFRPLQDSRYTVRKQSARILSASTHRSGSSRITRIGRRSGSRASRASHGSSILRSSEQRYLISRVGPPSLVVLLRSRRTDGTQRGYQVTGYVKMETRLPRVHLRLVELDEKSNWRICADAAMPSSHKVLTQVRWGENCEKYKVSVRVSNGQLATHPAVKVKMQWSRIPESLKYNAKMVGDYIPGLGYALGLSQTYRRNPSRQITALVALTSPRTIDTIIKLPKMTAYYQGLQLPASLPMQAISVRVQQKGFSTIADIPDMVLATNQRQCTVEKDIIQSFDETKLKHTLANRCYYVLTQDCSPSTRFILMMRRAEIDQSKKEIKLVLASNNTIIEAIPTQSGTKLLVNGVERDPSQQIPEVSGINVQQKDAGIILEVRSIGIERLFFDGNRVEIELDQMISKTCGICGQNNAEKKMMKPNQEEARDVEDLFESWTYPGQTCADDCKVRREFVPLGKVIEFEGLESRCYSVEPVQRCLEGCAPIETRSQIVNFHCVSSNFTVNDYTVFSRKSPDVRHSVDSHSDCMCSRCAEA, encoded by the exons ATGGACTTTGACACAAATAAAAAGTGGATTGGTCAGCAAAGTGAGGATTTCAAGTGGTCACCTGACACACAGCGACGGCTATATATTTGGAGTCCAATGCAAACTGAATTCAGATTCAACATGAAGGCTCTTATCTTCTTGTTGGCTCTCGCCTGTGCGG GGAGTGACCATGTCAAAAGATACA ATCCCATCTTTTCTCAAAATCAGTTACATATTTACAAGTACGATGGTGTGATTCTGACTGGGCTGCCGGAGAAAGGCTTGAACAGAGCTGGTATCAGAATAACcagcagagtgagagtcagaggtcTAGGATCAAATCAGTACCTTCTACAA CTTGAAAATCCTCAACTCCAAGAGCTTAATGGAATTTGGCCCAAAGACCCGTTTTCCTCACTCCGCAAGTTGACGGAAAGGTGGACTCCACTCCTGACCAAACCTGTGAAATTTGAGTACACAGATGGCCGAGTGGGAAATATCTTTACCTCTGAAAATGTACCTGAAGATGTCTTGAACATCCACAGAGGAATCCTGAACATTTTGCAAATCACTATCAAGAAATCCCAAAATTTCTACGATTTACAAGAG GCTGGAATTGAAGGAATCTGCCATGCAAGGTATATAGTTCAAGAGGACAAGAGAAAGGAACGGCTGATCATAACAAAAGCCAAAGACTTGACCAACTGCCAGGAGAGGGTTCTGAAGCAAACTGGTATAGTCTACACTCAACTCTGCCCTTCCTGTCAGCAG AGAGGCAGGAATATTCGTGCATCAGCTGCTTCCACCATTGTCCTGAAACCCACCGCACTTGGTGCAATTATTCAGGAAGCTAGAGTTCGAGAAGTGCATCAGTTTACACCTTTCCATGAACTTGATGGAACTATTCGATTGGAGGCAAG ACAAAGTCTTATCTTGGAGAAGATCACAACAGCGCAGATGGAACAAATACCAGACATGCAAAATCGACGAAGTTTGCAATACCGCAGTGAGAGAAATGTTCTCCAGCAGCCATTCAGACTGCTGAAGGACCAAAATGTGATCACCCAG ATAAAAGATACCTTGAATCACATGGCTCAGCACAATGCGCAGGATGTCCATGCCGATGCACCAGCTAGACTCatgcagcttgtgcagctgctccgtgTAGCTCCACACAGAGCCTTTTCTGAAATTTGGAGCTGGGCTAAGACTCAACCTGAACCAAG GCGCTGGCTCCTTGAGGCTATTCCTGCCATCGGGACGATAGAAAGTTTGAAATTCATCAAGAGCAGAATTCAAGAAAGTGAAACACTCCGCTCGGAAATTCTTCAGGCTTTAATTCTAGCATTGCACCAAGTCAAAACCGACCGAGATGTTCTAACTACAGCCAGG GAAATCATGGAGCTTGACCAAGTGAAACGTTGTCAACTTACTCGCAAACTTACAATTCTTGCATATGGTTCCATGATCTTCAGAAACTATGCAGAGAAGCCAGTTTGTCCCGAAGAGATACTGAAA CCCATCCACAGCTTACTCAGCGACGCCGGCAACCGTCCCAATGATGAGGACATCGTTTTGGGCCTCAAAGCGATCGGCAATGCGGGACAGCCGGCCAGCATCAAGAATATCGTCAAACTATTGCCTGGATTCGGCACGGCGGCTGCCAATCTGCCACTGAAAGTCCGGGTTGATGCTATCATGGCGCTGCGCAACATCGCCAGGAAAGACCCACGGACT GTACAACGTATTGCTGTACAGACATTCCTCAACCGAAAGAATCATCCCGAGGAGCGAATGGTGGCCTGTGCAGTACTGTTCGCGACCAAGCCACCCCTGACTTTAGTCTCCATGGTGGCGAACTCACTGCTAACCGAGACCAGCCTGCAGGTGGCCAGCTTCACCCATTCGCACATCAGGGCTCTGTCTAGAAGTTCTCTTCCATCCATCAATTCGCT GGCTGCTGCCTGCAATCTCGCACTCAACATCTTAAGTCCCAAACTTGAGCAACTTGGTCATCGCTTCAGCAAAGTTTACCGTGTGGACACATTTATGT ACCGGATGATGGCGGGAGCTTCTGCTAAACTCCTGCTGTTTAAGAATTCCGGCAGTATCATTCCCACAGCACTGCTGGCCAAGGTCAGAGGTCATGCCCTGGGAGGCTCATCGGATCTGATAGAG GTTGGCTTACGAGCAGAAGGTCTCCAGGAGATCCTGATGAAAGAACGAGCACCAGATCTCAGGAAAACTGAGAGTAAATCTATTCGACGCATCCTAAGCAAG TTTATCAATTGGAAGGAATTGCCAGAAGAGACACCTTTGGCTTCAGCATACTTGAAAATTTTTGGACAAGAGTTAGCTTTCGCTCAACTGAGAAAGGAAGACCTTGATGCAATTAGACAG AGAATGTCGAGCCCAATAGACAGCTACATGAAAAAGCTTAATGAGGGAGTTACCTTCCATCCATCCAAGGCGCTGGTGGCAGCTGAGATGCGACAGGTTGTACCGACAGTGGTTGGTCTGCCAATGGAACTGAGCATCATTTCATCCGCTGTAGCAGTGTCCAATATCAGAG TTGACCTTCGCTCCGACTCTCCCATTGGTAAACTTCCTCGGCTGCTCACTTCCAGGATTCAGCTGAATGCTCGCCTCAACCCAAG CGTGTCCATACACACCAGAGTCTTCATGGGAATAAATATGCCTCAGATCCAGTCAGGCGTGGAACTCCGAGCAAATGTCCGTTCAATTATCCCCGTGGGCATAACTGCAAAGATAAACTTAAAAGAGGGAAATTTCAGGATTGACACTTCCCCAGCCGATAAGGAGAACAGGATTTTATCCATGAT TTCCCAGGTGTATGCGGTTTCAAGAAATGTGGAAAATCTGTCTGCGGAAAAAATAACCCCAATTTTACCTTCCACTCCGGAAAGTCGAATTTCCAGACAACGCTTCAGGTCTTCATCCCGGTCATCCCGTGCAGCCAGCGCGAGAATTGCC ACACACCTGTCTCCAGAAACACTGTCTGACCAAGTGCCATGCTCCGAGGACGAACAGAGGCCACGCGTTCCCAATCGCTCATCCTATCGCTCCTGTGCAGAGGCAACAAAATTCGGCGTCAAAGCTTGTGTGGACGTCAGGATGGAGAACGCTCTTTCCTTCAAACATAGTCCATTGTACCGGCTGATGGGAGAACATACTTTGAACGTCTCGATTGCACCAG TGACCTCGGACCCAGAAATTGAAAAGATTGTGCTGGAAATACAAGCAGGATCCAGAGCATCTTCCAAACTGATGCGACTTGCAGACAAAGAGTTAGGACCAGACAGAATCCGCAGCAGTGCCGAAAGACTGCGATTGATGAGACAAAGCTCCCTG CCTAGAATGCGCAACAGGACTTTGTCCAGTTCGAGCTCCAGCAGTTCCATGCAACAGTCAGGAAGACTCACCTCTCGAAGCAGTTCCCGTACAAGCAGTTCATCAGAATATAGTCAGCGGCGGCGAGATTCTAAAATAGTCCTTCCAAGTGGAAGAACAGTCAGCAGGAGGAGAGGCAgcatgaggaggaggagcagcagcagcagcagcagcagcagcagcttgaGGAGCATCAGGAGGTCACAACAACAGATAACCAGACGGACCAGTGGGACTTTGCGCAGTGGCAGGATATTGAGCAGTCGGAGAGAG TCAATAAGCCACCAACTCCTGGAACTCGCGTTCAGGCCATTGCAAGACAGCCGG TACACAGTCCGAAAGCAGTCAGCACGAATTCTCTCTGCTTCAACACATCGCTCTGGCTCCAGCCGTATTACCAGGATAGGACGTCGTTCTGGCTCAAGGGCAAGTCGCGCCAGCCACGGTTCATCCATCCTTCGATCATCTGAGCAG CGCTATTTGATTAGCAGAGTGGGCCCACCTTCCCTGGTTGTCCTTCTTCGATCTCGAAGGACCGACGGCACACAGCGAGGCTACCAGGTGACTGGTTACGTGAAGATGGAAACTCGCCTGCCGAGGGTACACTTGCGCCTGGTGGAACTGGATGAGAAGAGCAATTGGAGAATCTGTGCCGATGCAGCAATGCCCAGCTCACACAAAGTCTTG ACACAAGTGAGATGGGGTGAAAACTGTGAGAAATACAAAGTTTCCGTCAGAGTGTCGAATGGTCAGCTTGCAACACACCCAGCAGTGAAGGTCAAAATGCAATGGTCCAGGATTCCTGAGAGTCTGAAATATAATGCAAAAAT GGTTGGAGACTATATACCAGGTTTGGGTTATGCGTTAGGATTGTCTCAAACCTACAGACGTAATCCATCTCGTCAGATTACAGCACTGGTGGCTCTAACATCCCCACGTACAATCGATACAATCATCAAACTGCCCAAG ATGACAGCCTATTATCAGGGTTTGCAGCTCCCTGCATCATTGCCCATGCAAGCAATAAGTGTACGGGTGCAGCAGAAAGGATTCAGCACCATAGCTGACATTCCAGACATGGTTCTGGCAACCAACCAAC GTCAGTGTACTGTAGAAAAGGATATTATTCAGTCCTTCGATGAAACCAAATTGAAACATACGCTCGCGAATAGGTGCTATTATGTCCTGACCCAAGATTGTTCACCATCCACAAGGTTCATATTGATGATGAGGCGTGCTGAAATTGATCAGAGCAAAAAGGAAATAAAATTAGTGCTGGCATCCAACAATAC GATCATTGAAGCAATTCCTACACAAAGTGGAACAAAGCTGTTGGTTAATGGTGTAGAACGAGATCCGAGCCAACAGATTCCAGAGGTCTCTG GTATCAATGTTCAGCAGAAAGATGCCGGAATTATTTTAGAAGTAAGATCAATCGGTATTGAGCGACTGTTCTTTGATGGAAACCGAGTGGAG ATTGAACTTGATCAGATGATAAGTAAGACATGTGGTATTTGTGGACAAAATAACGCTGAGAAAAAAATGATGAAACCAAATCAAGAGGAAGCCAGAGATGTTGAGGATCTTTTTGAATCATGGACATATCCAGGGCAAACCTGCGCAGATG ACTGCAAAGTGAGACGAGAATTTGTGCCATTAGGAAAAGTCATTGAATTCGAAGGACTGGAATCCAGATGTTACTCAGTTGAACCAGTGCAACGGTGCCTGGAAGGATGTGCACCCATTGAAACACGCTCTCAGATTGTCAATTTCCACTGTGTGTCATCCA ATTTCACTGTGAATGACTATACAGTATTCAGTAGGAAGTCTCCGGACGTGCGCCACTCTGTGGATTCCCATAGTGACTGCATGTGCAGCCGGTGCGCTGAAGCGTGA